From one Anopheles cruzii chromosome 3, idAnoCruzAS_RS32_06, whole genome shotgun sequence genomic stretch:
- the LOC128273555 gene encoding protein sidekick-2-like yields the protein MTNLVNRSLGFIVFGLIFASFYGHATRIFDIENIPLVKYVAVAGRNITISCPGVNEHSLIDTLIWKTTQTVAEYVNGLPLVNNPRITLLPDNFSLHISPTSSADTAEYTCLFNDRHSPEAIADLLVQDVPDPPGRPLVVSFTSRSVDLSWAHSQDSRNAPVTNFIIEIRVGENGDWNHVPPIYTKSTLASHQVTGLLPFTVYSFRIIAVNELGHSVPSKESYYFVTLREAPTGKPVTTIAHNTSATSVYISWKPPPPDSILGEFLGYRITYRTRDRHPDDVKEIYIRDSTVESHEIHNLETYTQYLVSIQVFNPEGLGPPTTVLVMTDEGVPTKPRNLSVLEVTSTTIRISWLEPEKRNGVIHGYRVYYVYQNQTLLHLPILKNDAAQNSVFYYTLTNLKPYTDYRIIVTAFTLKYDGEPSEVSLRTDVGGPSPPKVVNLTCHSLDTLFFSWRIPRVYHSSIDFYIVNYRNLEYEDSHEIRISANASIVETSMIIPNLTTNSAYEVKVRGATVSIINPKKVVLGTYSEPLKITLRVNCEQFQPPPLRHNPYVDQELIVLAAIVIGCFGLLLIVLAIVLWRKCFHTSYEASDQRPSERHDHKPPAPVQSNGWKTSCDSNGIVQTSIPSEEYLNGQQQAMIDRFHR from the exons ATGACTAATCTCGTTAATAGGAGCCTGGGATTTATTGTCTTTGGATTAATTTTTGCTTCATTCTACGGCCATGCTACGAGAATCTTTG ATATCGAAAATATTCCGCTCGTGAAGtacgtcgccgtcgctggcCGCAACATTACCATCAGCTGTCCCGGAGTCAACGAGCACTCGCTAATCGATACGCTCATTTGGAAAACCACACAAACCGTCGCGGAGTACGTTAATGGGTTGCCATTAGTGAACAACCCGCGG ATAACGCTCCTGCCGGACAACTTTAGCCTTCACATTAGTCCCACCAGTTCGGCCGATACGGCGGAGTACACCTGCCTGTTCAACGATCGTCACAGTCCCGAAGCGATAGCGGATCTGCTGGTGCAAG ACGTGCCAGATCCACCCGGCAGGCCGCTGGTAGTTAGCTTCACGTCCCGTTCCGTCGACCTGTCCTGGGCCCATTCGCAGGACTCCCGGAACGCACCGGTGACGAATTTTATCATCGAAATTAG GGTGGGCGAAAATGGCGACTGGAATCATGTGCCGCCGATCTACACCAAATCCACCCTCGCCTCGCACCAGGTGACGGGGCTGCTGCCCTTCACGGTCTACAGCTTTCGCATCATAGCCGTGAACGAGCTGGGCCACAGTGTGCCGTCGAAGGAGTCGTACTACTTCGTAACGCTGCGCGAAG CACCGACCGGAAAGCCGGTGACGACGATCGCACACAACACGTCTGCCACCTCGGTGTACATCTCGTggaagccgccgccaccggactCGATTTTGGGCGAGTTTCTGGGCTATCGCATAACGTACCGCACCCGGGACCGGCACCCGGACGACGTTAAGGAGATTTACATCCGTGACAGCACGGTGGAG AGCCACGAAATACATAACCTCGAAACGTACACGCAGTATCTGGTGTCGATACAGGTGTTTAATCCCGAGGGATTAGGACCGCCGACCACGGTGCTGGTGATGACCGATGAAGGCG TGCCGACGAAGCCGAGAAACTTGAGCGTGCTGGAGGTAACGTCGACCACGATACGGATCAGCTGGCTGGAGCCGGAGAAGCGGAACGGCGTCATCCACGGGTACCGGGTGTACTACGTGTACCAGAACCAGACCTTGCTCCACCTGCCAATCCTGAAGAACGATGCCGCCCAGAACTCCGTCTTCTACTACACCCTGACGAACCTGA AACCGTACACCGACTATCGCATAATAGTGACCGCGTTCACGCTCAAGTACGACGGCGAACCGTCGGAGGTTTCGCTGCGGACCGACGTTGGGGGCCCGAGCCCGCCGAAGGTGGTGAACCTGACGTGCCACTCGCTCGACACGCTGTTCTTCAGCTGGCGGATCCCGCGGGTCTACCATTCGTCGATCGATTTCTACATCGTCAACTACCGCAACCTGGAGTACGAGGATTCGCACGAGATTCGCATATCGGCCAACGCGTCCATCGTCGAGACGTCG ATGATCATCCCGAACCTTACGACGAACAGTGCGTACGAGGTGAAGGTCCGCGGCGCGACCGTTAGCATCATCAACCCGAAGAAGGTCGTCCTGGGCACCTACAGTGAGCCGCTCAAA ATTACCCTCCGGGTGAACTGCGAGCAGTTCCAGCCGCCTCCGTTGCGCCACAACCCTTACGTCGACCAGGAGCTCATCGTCCTGGCCGCCATTGTGATAGGGTGCTTCGGACTTTTGCTAATCGTCCTAGCGATTGTGCTGTGGAG GAAGTGCTTTCACACGTCGTACGAGGCGAGCGACCAGCGGCCATCGGAGCGGCACGACCACAAGCCCCCCGCCCCGGTCCAGTCGAACGGGTGGAAAACGTCCTGCGACTCCAACGGCATCGTGCAGACGTCGATCCCGTCAGAGGAGTACCtcaacgggcagcagcaggcgatGATCGATCGGTTCCATCGCTAg